The following coding sequences lie in one Maribacter forsetii DSM 18668 genomic window:
- a CDS encoding DUF4132 domain-containing protein produces the protein MIPAEEAYKYIGKHQKPAVDRFEFRPFSQPYRRLGQILGRIKKEEYIYYDISDFISEFDDPLTINPWATEEGMRLGMQLFGLVQAPYLAAMWDFINTMPYQRSYDRKAFRSKPSEDILQNKLTIFSNFLSASRSGFCGLTLQEHFQYSTYYPHSNSVFLAIVLQNSGDMFNELLNDIIQGEDEIGGVSQDIIKALLLSEDEKHWEMVGKLLLAAQRQEGLRQSILESMDEAGLQSLKYMINVVLENDLNRFSSVVRAVNTWFGLNWDAPKKSVINRILELAHSLILNLKEVDTLLQSKDNIEVLVALWAIGILDADKANAKALDIVYSSADRNKKILALYFMSKTERTNDSLVPYFIQELGKDYALDHWMAVNLPEMQLDNDTFVKLFEVAKTVGNKGKTFESKIFSWWSFTPSSQYFYQFLLHEATEQQLELMANDLDELPSEFRETYIRKVFPIHYSYAFHHYKTDEKKVKLDYDKYSWRRALARKAVYNRNECVMATGLNIFRKMYLYDTDLEIAEDLLKRKGKSMRTAVIQLLVSLPNDDVKTSATNLVKAKSIDQRLAGLEILTILDAENRYPDFVEAQVAAFNERPKITKNEQVLLNKFVKNKDEYNFSNGFGAIDYDNLSAVYQPQPRFEVKSSFLDKLGIKGSISSDFKFKDIIDINKIIATVNSLIALVNENGKYEYQMEGYQGETDTTFINRGLHDIKRLDEHATAEDRLHNLPLSKIWVAWYEKSQLNDFEMSAVLRYLNHKSYPFGQYEELIPFMKQFFPDLTGLHLNDNENYYTKIRTYSTIIGRLFKAYADRSTVVSYKLDVFEDMVATFPERLRYLQFQLSGYHHSITANWAHIITTFAGNLSANEIELLSKEDLKRYWDLHMYLVAQDLGHPDTVTEIKEITREKRNSGNLKFPDIEVTLKLYKEGLINDDDLLFQALYSNELMSIIDGGSNYRFRRSTIAENPVPKHVFLPLKTNLLETELERGDLVTPATEFIFPIHTVEGVDYVFKVLQRLGKETFERGYSYYGNSKRSLFSSILKKTTFKETESYADFVTLADEHKIPKKRLIEVACYATQWAGVIGEYLGLEKLEDAVWWFQAHASDYMSSEKETIISRYSNIPKSDFSLGAIDIDWFNKVYGSLGKANWKILHDAAKYITDGNAHRLVKLYSSVMLGEVKITETLKKIKDKRDKDYVRALGLIPLSKTVPEKDLLKRYNLLQDFLKESKQFGAQRQESEKAAVEIALDNLSRNAGYQDRVRFSWAMEAKATQTIMENAVLTIEDTEITLVINDLGKAEIKVTKGDKSLKSIPAKLRKDKQVVALKESKTYLSRQYSRTRLSLENAMVNEDKFTALEIHNMMLHPIVKVMLSKLVLFAPEKEISGFYTDGSLTDVSGKNHKLREEDELVIAHASHLYTAVEWDVYQKHLFAERMVQPFKQVFRELYLLTEDEREHSNRSERYQGHQIQPKQTVALLRGRGWTVSREEGLQKVYHKRGFIATMYAMADWYSPSDVEAPTLEEVCFHSIETHERIPLTDIPPVVFSEIMRDMDLVVSVAHVGGVDPEASHSTMQMRAALAEESAKLFKLNNITVKERHIFIRGTLGEYSLHLGSGQVSKNGLSLSIIPVHSQHRGRMFLPFVDDDPKSAEIISKMKLLSEDNKIQDPTILAQINS, from the coding sequence ATGATTCCAGCAGAAGAAGCTTATAAATATATAGGTAAACATCAAAAACCAGCAGTAGATCGTTTTGAATTTCGTCCCTTTTCTCAACCTTACAGAAGGCTTGGGCAAATTCTTGGAAGAATAAAAAAAGAGGAGTATATATACTATGATATAAGTGACTTTATTAGCGAGTTTGATGATCCTTTAACAATCAACCCTTGGGCAACGGAAGAAGGCATGCGCTTGGGTATGCAATTATTTGGTTTGGTGCAGGCACCGTATTTAGCTGCCATGTGGGATTTTATTAATACCATGCCTTACCAAAGAAGCTATGATCGCAAAGCTTTTAGGTCTAAACCTAGTGAAGATATTTTACAGAATAAACTAACGATATTCAGTAATTTTTTAAGCGCTAGCCGTTCTGGTTTTTGCGGACTCACCTTGCAAGAACATTTTCAATACAGCACGTATTACCCACATTCTAACAGTGTTTTTTTAGCTATTGTTTTGCAGAATAGTGGTGATATGTTCAATGAATTATTGAACGATATTATTCAAGGCGAAGATGAAATTGGGGGTGTAAGTCAAGATATTATCAAAGCTTTGTTATTATCCGAAGATGAAAAGCATTGGGAAATGGTGGGTAAATTATTGTTGGCGGCACAGCGCCAAGAAGGTTTACGACAGTCCATTTTGGAATCTATGGATGAAGCGGGACTCCAGTCTTTAAAATACATGATCAATGTGGTGTTGGAGAACGACCTTAACCGTTTCAGCAGTGTGGTACGGGCGGTAAACACTTGGTTCGGATTAAATTGGGACGCCCCTAAGAAATCGGTCATCAATAGAATTTTAGAATTGGCGCATTCGCTGATATTAAACCTGAAGGAAGTAGATACGCTGCTGCAGAGCAAAGATAATATTGAGGTGTTGGTGGCATTATGGGCAATCGGTATTTTAGATGCGGATAAAGCCAATGCCAAAGCCTTGGATATCGTGTATTCTTCAGCAGATAGAAATAAGAAGATTCTAGCGCTCTACTTTATGAGTAAAACCGAGCGTACCAATGATTCTTTGGTACCTTATTTCATACAAGAATTAGGGAAAGATTATGCGCTAGACCATTGGATGGCGGTAAACTTACCGGAAATGCAGTTGGATAATGATACGTTCGTAAAATTGTTCGAGGTTGCAAAAACAGTTGGGAATAAGGGAAAAACATTTGAAAGCAAGATTTTTTCTTGGTGGAGTTTTACCCCTAGCTCACAATATTTCTATCAGTTTTTATTGCATGAAGCTACGGAACAACAGCTGGAGCTAATGGCGAACGATTTAGATGAATTGCCATCGGAATTTAGGGAAACCTACATTCGTAAAGTTTTTCCAATACATTACAGTTATGCGTTTCACCACTATAAGACCGACGAGAAAAAAGTAAAGTTGGACTACGATAAATACTCATGGCGTAGGGCATTGGCAAGAAAGGCGGTGTACAATAGAAATGAGTGTGTTATGGCTACGGGACTCAACATTTTCCGAAAGATGTATTTATATGATACAGATTTGGAGATTGCAGAAGATTTGCTGAAACGCAAAGGTAAAAGTATGCGTACCGCAGTAATTCAACTACTGGTCAGTTTGCCTAATGATGATGTAAAAACAAGTGCCACCAATCTGGTAAAGGCAAAAAGTATAGACCAACGGTTGGCAGGTTTGGAGATACTCACCATTTTAGATGCCGAGAACAGATATCCAGATTTTGTTGAAGCGCAAGTAGCCGCCTTTAACGAGCGACCTAAAATCACTAAAAACGAACAGGTACTTTTAAATAAGTTCGTTAAAAACAAGGATGAATACAATTTTAGCAACGGTTTTGGAGCTATCGATTATGATAATCTAAGTGCCGTGTACCAACCGCAACCGCGCTTTGAAGTTAAATCTAGTTTCTTGGATAAATTGGGTATTAAAGGCTCCATATCCTCGGACTTTAAGTTTAAGGATATTATCGATATCAATAAAATCATAGCCACCGTTAACAGCCTAATTGCTTTGGTGAACGAAAACGGAAAATATGAATACCAGATGGAGGGCTATCAAGGTGAAACCGATACTACTTTTATTAACCGTGGGCTGCATGATATCAAAAGACTAGACGAGCATGCCACGGCAGAAGACCGTTTGCATAATTTACCATTATCAAAAATTTGGGTGGCTTGGTACGAGAAAAGTCAGCTGAACGATTTTGAAATGAGTGCCGTCTTGCGTTATCTAAACCATAAAAGTTATCCCTTTGGGCAGTATGAAGAACTGATACCTTTTATGAAACAGTTTTTTCCCGATTTAACGGGGCTACACCTTAATGACAATGAAAACTATTACACTAAAATAAGAACGTATAGTACCATTATTGGGCGTCTTTTTAAAGCGTACGCAGATAGAAGTACCGTTGTTTCGTATAAGTTGGATGTCTTTGAGGATATGGTCGCTACCTTTCCGGAACGGTTACGATATTTACAGTTTCAATTAAGTGGTTACCACCATTCCATTACGGCAAATTGGGCACATATTATAACTACGTTTGCAGGTAATTTAAGTGCAAATGAAATTGAATTGCTTTCTAAAGAAGACCTAAAAAGATATTGGGACCTTCATATGTATTTGGTAGCGCAAGACCTTGGTCATCCAGATACGGTAACCGAAATAAAGGAAATAACCAGGGAGAAACGAAATTCGGGCAACCTTAAGTTTCCAGATATTGAGGTGACCTTAAAATTATATAAAGAAGGATTGATCAATGACGATGACCTTCTTTTTCAAGCCTTGTATTCCAACGAGCTCATGTCCATCATTGATGGTGGTTCTAACTATAGATTCCGCAGAAGTACTATTGCAGAAAATCCCGTTCCCAAACATGTGTTTTTACCTTTAAAAACAAACTTGTTGGAAACCGAGCTGGAACGTGGTGATTTAGTGACTCCGGCAACGGAATTTATTTTTCCTATACATACCGTAGAAGGGGTAGACTATGTTTTTAAGGTATTGCAACGTTTGGGTAAAGAAACCTTTGAGCGTGGCTATAGTTATTATGGCAATAGTAAAAGGTCGCTTTTCAGCTCTATTTTAAAGAAAACAACCTTTAAGGAAACCGAGAGTTATGCCGATTTTGTAACATTGGCTGACGAACATAAAATACCCAAAAAACGACTGATAGAAGTGGCGTGCTACGCTACACAATGGGCAGGCGTTATCGGTGAATATTTAGGATTGGAAAAACTGGAAGATGCCGTTTGGTGGTTTCAAGCCCACGCTTCTGATTATATGAGCAGCGAGAAAGAAACCATTATTTCTAGGTATTCCAACATTCCAAAATCCGACTTTTCATTGGGTGCCATAGATATCGATTGGTTCAATAAAGTGTACGGCAGTTTGGGTAAAGCCAACTGGAAAATACTGCACGATGCCGCCAAGTATATTACCGATGGTAATGCACACAGATTGGTAAAATTATATTCTAGCGTAATGTTGGGCGAGGTGAAAATTACCGAGACCTTAAAGAAAATCAAGGATAAGCGAGATAAGGATTATGTGCGTGCCTTAGGGTTGATTCCGTTGAGCAAAACCGTACCTGAAAAAGATTTGTTGAAGCGGTACAACTTGTTGCAAGATTTCCTGAAAGAAAGCAAGCAGTTTGGGGCACAGCGCCAAGAAAGCGAAAAGGCTGCGGTAGAAATTGCCTTAGATAATTTATCTAGAAATGCCGGTTACCAAGACCGTGTACGTTTCAGTTGGGCAATGGAGGCGAAAGCAACCCAGACCATTATGGAAAATGCGGTATTGACTATTGAAGATACAGAGATTACCTTGGTCATCAATGACCTGGGTAAAGCCGAAATTAAAGTCACTAAAGGCGATAAATCCTTAAAATCGATTCCTGCTAAACTAAGGAAAGACAAGCAGGTAGTCGCGCTTAAGGAAAGCAAAACCTATTTATCTAGGCAATATAGCAGAACCCGTTTGTCCTTAGAAAATGCCATGGTAAACGAAGATAAGTTTACCGCTTTGGAGATTCATAACATGATGCTGCATCCTATCGTTAAGGTGATGTTGAGCAAGTTGGTGCTGTTCGCTCCAGAAAAGGAAATTTCTGGTTTTTATACCGATGGTAGCCTTACCGATGTTTCTGGCAAAAATCATAAATTACGAGAAGAAGACGAGTTAGTCATTGCCCACGCATCGCATTTATACACCGCGGTGGAGTGGGATGTATACCAGAAACACCTCTTTGCAGAGCGTATGGTGCAGCCGTTCAAGCAAGTTTTCAGAGAACTGTATTTACTCACCGAAGATGAACGCGAGCACAGCAATAGGTCTGAGCGTTACCAAGGGCACCAAATTCAGCCCAAGCAGACCGTGGCACTATTGAGAGGTCGCGGCTGGACGGTGAGTAGGGAAGAGGGCTTGCAGAAAGTATATCACAAACGCGGTTTCATCGCCACTATGTATGCCATGGCAGACTGGTATTCCCCGTCAGATGTAGAAGCGCCAACGCTAGAAGAAGTGTGTTTCCATTCCATTGAAACCCACGAACGCATTCCGCTGACCGATATTCCGCCAGTGGTTTTTAGCGAGATCATGAGAGATATGGACCTTGTGGTAAGTGTTGCCCACGTTGGCGGCGTAGACCCAGAGGCGAGCCACAGTACCATGCAAATGCGCGCAGCCCTAGCCGAAGAATCGGCAAAACTGTTCAAGCTCAACAACATAACGGTCAAAGAGCGCCACATATTTATACGGGGCACGTTAGGCGAGTACAGCTTACATTTGGGTAGCGGTCAGGTGAGTAAAAACGGCTTGTCGTTGTCCATCATTCCCGTGCACAGTCAGCACAGGGGTCGCATGTTTTTACCCTTCGTGGACGACGACCCAAAATCTGCCGAGATCATTTCAAAAATGAAGTTGCTATCGGAAGACAATAAAATACAAGACCCAACAATTTTGGCACAGATAAACAGCTAA